A stretch of DNA from Nitrosopumilus zosterae:
TATTGGAAAAAATTCCTAATGATATGATTGCACTTCAAAATATTGCATTATCATTAATTCATTTAAAAAAGTATGAGGAGGCAATTATGTATTGTGATAAAGTCTTAGAAATAAAAAATTCAGATACATATGCACTAAAAAATAAAATTTATGCCCTTGAAAATCTAAAAGAATATGAGCGAGTTTTAGAATTGTGTAAACTAATTCTTTCTACAAATCCCAATGATATTTGGGCTCTTAACAGTATGGGGTTATCTCTAAACGAACTAAATCGCCATCCAGATGCTCTAGAATGTTATGATGCTTCTCTTCGAATAGATCCTAATGATGTTACAGCCTTGATGAATAAAGCTATTTCTCTTAGTCATCTCCAAAATTACAAAGATGCCATTGAATTTTATGACAAAGCTCAAAGTATTGATTCAACCTTAAAAGAAATTCCTCTTGCAAAATCGAGATTATTTGAAAAATTAGGAATGGATGATGATGCATTTTTAGCTGCACAAGGAGTTTTAAACAAAGATATGCAAAAAATCAAAAATGACGCTAAGGAAAATGGGTTTTCTGTATTTCATCAATTCTGCGAAAATGAATTTCAAGATTATAATTCCAAATAATTACTATCATTATTGAGTTTCAATATCAAAATCTAGTTCTGGTAGCATCCCTTCCCACCATTTTGGAATAAATTCTGACATAAAACAAACGATTCAACCTTTCCTTATAGATCTTACGTATAGAAATGAATGAGATTGGAACTTAAGACCAGCAACGATTTGTTTACTGGTGACAATTCCAACCATAACATATTGTCTAAAATAGTATTTAGGAACTACTGATGATTTGTATGAATGATTTGTTCATTAGTGTTTTAAGTAAATCTTGTAAATACATAACATGTCAACCTTAATTCAGTACAAATATGACAAAAACGCTGATCAGTCATTATCTCTGGAAGAAGATGAAATTAAAAATCCAGTTTCAGCCAACATTACAGCAATGGATATGATTGGATTAACTTGGATTCTTCAAGATGATGAATGGTGATGTGTTTTACAACTCAAAATCTCTTAATTCTGGAATCTGTCTCTAAATTTGAATTCGAAAAGCTATTTTATACGTATAATTCATAACTATTTTTGATGTTTACTGGAATTGTTGAAGGTGTTGGCACAGTGGAAAAAATTTCAAAAAATACAAAAAATCGTAGTGCAATTGAAATGACTGTAAATCTTGGAAAGCATTCTAAGGGATTAAAAATTGGGCAAAGTGTTGCTCTTAATGGTGTATGTCTTACTGCGACAAAATTGTCAAAATCCAGTTGTATTTTTGAAATGATTGAGGAAACTACTAAAAAAACAGATCTTGGTAATCTAAAGGTCGGTGGAATTGTAAATATTGAAAGAAGTTTAAAAGCTGGTGAGAGACTTGAAGGACATTTTGTTTTAGGTCATGTAGATGGTGTTGGAATAATTAAAAAAATTCTAAAAAAACCAAAAGAAGTACAAGTTTGGTTTGAAGTTCCAAAGAAATTATCAAAATATGTTGTGAAAAAAGGCTCTATTGCTATAGATGGAATTAGTTTAACTGTAGTTGATATCAAAAATTCACTTGCATCTGTTTCATTAATTCCTCATACCCTTGATATAACAAATTTTCATACAAAAAAAATAGGCGATAAAGTTAATATTGAAACTGACATTCTTGGGAAATACATTCTAAAATAAAGTCAATAATCTACAAATTTAGTGGTAATTACCAATTTTTTAGTAAACTTTATAATTAGATTAGAAAGATTTTTTATTATGTCTCTTGAATCTGCACTACAATCTCTAAAACGAGGAGAATTTGTATTGTTATTTGATTCAGCTGGAAGAGAAAATGAGATTGACATGGTAGTTGCAGCTGAATTTGTTACTCCTGAACATGTTGCAAGAATGCGACAATATGCTGGTGGATTGTTGTGTATTGCAATTGATAATAATTTTGCAAAATCTCTTGAATTAAAGTACATGCATGAAATTCTTGCTGATTCTTCAATTTCAAATAAAGAAATGATTATGGGTTTGGCACCATATGGAGATCATCCAACATTTTCTTTATCTGTAAATCACTATCAAACTTATACTGGAATTACTGATAAAGACAGATCATTAACAATTAGAGAAATGGCAAATATTTTTAATGTTGAAAATAAACAGAAAAAATTTGCATCATCATTTAAAACTCCTGGGCATGTTCCTTTATTGATTGCGTCTAAAGGATTATTAGCTGCACGACAAGGGCATACCGAAATGTCTGTTTATTTAGCTCAGGTTGCAGGTTTGACACCTGTTACTGCAATTTGTGAAATGATGGATGCTGAAACATATTCTGCATTATCTGTAGATAAAGCAGAAAAATTTGCAAAACAAAATGGAATTCCATTAATTGATGGAAAAGAACTCTTAGAATACGCCAAGGTGCATTAGTATTGAATATTGCAGTAGTGGTTTCGGAATTTAATGAGGAAGTGACATCTAGGATGCTTGCAGTAGCTCAAGAGAAGGCAATTACTTTGAAATTAAAAATTTTGTATACGTGTAAAGTTCCTGGCGCTTATGATATGCCTATAATCGTAGATTCTTTATTGCAAAAAAATGATGTTGATGCTGTAGTTACTTTAGGTGCTATTATTAAAGGACAAACAAAACATGATGAAGTAATTTCCCATTCTGCTGCTCAATCTCTGACTGCTTTATCTATAAAATACCAAAAACCTGTTTCTTTAGGAATATCTGGCCCTGGAATGCAAGAAAGACATGCTTATGCCAGAATTAGACCTGTTGCAGAACGCGCAGTAGAAGCTGTTGTAAAAATTTCTTATGAATTAAAGAGAATTCAAAAATGATTCAACTCAGTATATTAAAAAT
This window harbors:
- the ribB gene encoding 3,4-dihydroxy-2-butanone-4-phosphate synthase, giving the protein MSLESALQSLKRGEFVLLFDSAGRENEIDMVVAAEFVTPEHVARMRQYAGGLLCIAIDNNFAKSLELKYMHEILADSSISNKEMIMGLAPYGDHPTFSLSVNHYQTYTGITDKDRSLTIREMANIFNVENKQKKFASSFKTPGHVPLLIASKGLLAARQGHTEMSVYLAQVAGLTPVTAICEMMDAETYSALSVDKAEKFAKQNGIPLIDGKELLEYAKVH
- a CDS encoding tetratricopeptide repeat protein — protein: MIDLLDPTNVITRMFSAGKYEEMYNYCKNLLEKIPNDMIALQNIALSLIHLKKYEEAIMYCDKVLEIKNSDTYALKNKIYALENLKEYERVLELCKLILSTNPNDIWALNSMGLSLNELNRHPDALECYDASLRIDPNDVTALMNKAISLSHLQNYKDAIEFYDKAQSIDSTLKEIPLAKSRLFEKLGMDDDAFLAAQGVLNKDMQKIKNDAKENGFSVFHQFCENEFQDYNSK
- the ribH gene encoding 6,7-dimethyl-8-ribityllumazine synthase, translated to MNIAVVVSEFNEEVTSRMLAVAQEKAITLKLKILYTCKVPGAYDMPIIVDSLLQKNDVDAVVTLGAIIKGQTKHDEVISHSAAQSLTALSIKYQKPVSLGISGPGMQERHAYARIRPVAERAVEAVVKISYELKRIQK
- a CDS encoding riboflavin synthase, which translates into the protein MFTGIVEGVGTVEKISKNTKNRSAIEMTVNLGKHSKGLKIGQSVALNGVCLTATKLSKSSCIFEMIEETTKKTDLGNLKVGGIVNIERSLKAGERLEGHFVLGHVDGVGIIKKILKKPKEVQVWFEVPKKLSKYVVKKGSIAIDGISLTVVDIKNSLASVSLIPHTLDITNFHTKKIGDKVNIETDILGKYILK